The Thermoanaerobaculia bacterium genome has a segment encoding these proteins:
- a CDS encoding DUF1572 family protein: MNSRLVEFAEHYWSEYLGKIEQAVAPLTDEQLWWRADEGNNSIANLLAHLHGNLS; this comes from the coding sequence ATGAACAGCCGGCTGGTCGAGTTCGCCGAGCACTACTGGAGCGAGTACCTGGGGAAGATCGAGCAGGCCGTCGCTCCGCTCACCGATGAGCAGCTCTGGTGGCGCGCCGACGAGGGCAACAACAGCATCGCGAATCTCCTCGCCCACCTGCACGGCAACCTCTCGCA
- a CDS encoding NAD-dependent epimerase/dehydratase family protein — protein MNVFVTGSTGYIGSAVAAAFRRAGHRVFGLARSSEKAHALARAEIVPVLGDLAAPESFLAVARGCDLFVHCASENSVSTVERDRAAIESFLTASRDATAPRALLYTSGVWVYGDTGGRTVDETSPLTPLDLVRWRVEHEQMVLAATSSRLRTLVLRPGCVYGGSGGLTVPWFASALAGEVEMVGDGTNCWSTVHVDDVAEAYVLAAERAPGGEALNISDGTNPRVGEMVAAVAAAAGIPGRITQLEPEDAVERFGPLAEGLGAHQKVANARAKAALGWHPRHASFVSEADLYFAAYRAHQG, from the coding sequence ATGAATGTCTTCGTGACGGGTTCGACGGGCTATATCGGCAGCGCCGTCGCGGCCGCCTTCCGGCGCGCCGGACACCGGGTCTTCGGTCTCGCTCGCAGCTCCGAGAAGGCGCACGCCCTGGCGCGGGCGGAGATCGTGCCGGTGCTGGGAGATCTCGCGGCGCCCGAGAGTTTCCTCGCCGTCGCCCGGGGCTGCGACCTCTTCGTGCATTGCGCCTCCGAAAACTCGGTGAGTACGGTCGAGCGCGACCGCGCCGCGATCGAGAGCTTCCTCACCGCCTCGCGCGATGCGACCGCGCCGCGCGCTCTCCTCTACACCTCCGGCGTCTGGGTCTACGGCGACACCGGCGGCCGCACGGTCGACGAGACCTCGCCCCTCACGCCGCTCGACCTGGTGCGCTGGCGCGTCGAGCACGAGCAGATGGTCCTCGCCGCCACCAGCAGCCGGCTGCGTACGCTCGTCCTGCGTCCCGGCTGCGTCTACGGCGGCTCGGGCGGCCTCACGGTTCCGTGGTTCGCTTCCGCCTTGGCCGGCGAGGTCGAGATGGTCGGGGACGGCACGAACTGCTGGTCGACCGTACATGTCGACGATGTCGCAGAGGCCTACGTGCTCGCCGCCGAGCGCGCCCCGGGCGGCGAAGCGCTGAACATCAGCGACGGCACGAATCCACGCGTCGGCGAGATGGTCGCCGCTGTGGCGGCCGCGGCCGGCATTCCCGGGCGAATCACCCAGCTCGAGCCGGAAGACGCGGTCGAGCGCTTCGGCCCGCTGGCCGAGGGCCTGGGCGCGCACCAGAAGGTCGCCAACGCCCGCGCCAAGGCCGCTCTCGGCTGGCATCCCCGCCACGCCTCGTTCGTCTCCGAGGCCGACCTCTACTTCGCGGCCTACCGCGCGCATCAGGGCTGA